The following proteins are co-located in the Tardibacter chloracetimidivorans genome:
- a CDS encoding IS5 family transposase (programmed frameshift) has product MSRSLFWLSDEAWTAIELHLPKNQPGARRVDDRRVISGIVHMLKCGGRWADCPAEYGPATTVYNRWNRWSRRGIWTRILAALTEEGWIAETGQIDSSYIKAHRSAGGAKGGPRANAIGISRGGRTTKIHALVDVLGRPLRLVLTPGNTSDVKGADLLINETAGMKRVIADRGYDANRIRTILREQGTTPVIPGRRNRKRPIQYDKRRYKDRWRVEAMFCRLKDFRRIATRYDKLARNFLSAVSLAAAVAFWL; this is encoded by the exons ATGTCGCGTTCGTTGTTCTGGCTATCGGATGAAGCGTGGACAGCAATCGAGCTCCACTTGCCCAAGAACCAGCCAGGAGCACGACGTGTTGATGACCGGCGGGTGATCTCCGGCATCGTTCACATGCTCAAGTGCGGCGGTCGCTGGGCAGATTGCCCCGCCGAATACGGGCCGGCGACGACGGTCTACAACCGATGGAACAGGTGGAGCCGGCGGGGCATCTGGACACGCATCCTGGCTGCACTGACCGAAGAAGGCTGGATCGCCGAGACCGGGCAGATCGATAGCAGCTACATCAAGGCTCACCGTAGCGCCGGTGGGGCAAAGGGGGGGC CGCGAGCCAATGCCATTGGGATCTCGCGTGGCGGCCGGACAACAAAGATCCACGCCCTTGTCGACGTCCTCGGACGGCCGCTTCGTCTCGTCCTGACGCCCGGCAACACATCGGACGTGAAGGGCGCCGACCTGCTCATCAACGAAACAGCGGGAATGAAGCGGGTGATCGCCGACCGCGGCTACGACGCCAATCGCATTAGGACCATCCTGCGCGAACAGGGCACGACCCCGGTGATCCCCGGCCGCCGCAACCGCAAGCGCCCGATCCAATATGACAAACGCCGCTACAAAGATCGCTGGCGGGTCGAGGCTATGTTCTGCCGCCTCAAGGATTTCCGCCGGATCGCTACTCGCTACGACAAGCTTGCACGAAACTTCCTCTCAGCCGTAAGCCTCGCTGCCGCTGTGGCTTTCTGGCTCTGA
- a CDS encoding SMP-30/gluconolactonase/LRE family protein has translation MAELQPAKAVLPKKYSRHTHSPGHRLDRHSGKNQTESKEGKARMQTFTAGWKFLEGLRWRDGRFWAVDCFGGKVIAVTPQGNAETILAHDTTVSSIGWLPEGELVIVAMHDSQLLKLDASGLQHFADLSSAQRGIPNDMVTDAFGRSYIGTMGFDVQGGAPFAPGAILRVDPDGSVHIAADDLLFPNGMTFLDDGQTLVVAETFGQRLTSFRVESDGGLTDRSIWASFGPPIRDSDLPDFVPAMVFGPDGITANAEGNVWVCDPFGRKATVLGLRLNQSQKATAAARLTAERKFRASLS, from the coding sequence ATGGCTGAGTTGCAGCCCGCGAAAGCTGTATTGCCCAAAAAGTACTCGCGTCACACGCACTCTCCTGGCCACCGATTAGATCGGCACAGCGGGAAAAATCAGACAGAATCCAAAGAAGGGAAGGCCAGGATGCAGACATTTACAGCAGGCTGGAAATTTCTCGAGGGCCTGAGGTGGCGGGATGGGCGCTTCTGGGCGGTGGACTGCTTCGGTGGCAAGGTGATCGCTGTTACCCCCCAGGGCAATGCAGAGACAATTCTAGCTCATGATACTACTGTCTCGAGCATAGGCTGGCTGCCCGAAGGTGAACTGGTCATCGTGGCGATGCACGACAGCCAGCTTCTCAAGCTGGACGCCAGCGGTCTCCAGCACTTCGCCGATCTCTCGTCGGCGCAGCGCGGCATTCCCAATGACATGGTTACCGACGCCTTTGGCCGGAGCTATATTGGTACGATGGGGTTCGACGTGCAAGGTGGAGCACCGTTCGCCCCAGGAGCGATCCTGCGCGTCGATCCAGATGGGTCGGTCCACATTGCTGCCGACGATCTTCTGTTCCCCAACGGCATGACGTTCCTTGATGATGGACAAACCCTGGTTGTTGCTGAGACCTTCGGACAACGGCTGACATCCTTCAGAGTCGAGAGCGATGGTGGACTGACGGATCGGTCTATATGGGCAAGCTTCGGTCCACCTATCCGAGACTCTGATCTCCCGGATTTCGTACCTGCAATGGTGTTCGGCCCTGACGGAATTACCGCCAATGCGGAAGGCAACGTCTGGGTTTGCGATCCGTTTGGCCGCAAGGCAACTGTTCTAGGGTTGAGACTCAATCAGAGCCAGAAAGCCACAGCGGCAGCGAGGCTTACGGCTGAGAGGAAGTTTCGTGCAAGCTTGTCGTAG
- a CDS encoding nitroreductase: protein MSVVGDRQAIIDAVKGRRSIRRFLPTPVADETVLEIIEIAARAPSGQNMQPWLIHFVTGETRDALCRQVTEAADSGERSDDYPYFPTEFREPYLSRRRKVGFDLFAIYGIERNDFEGRKRALLRNFQFFGAPVGLFFTMERDWGLGAWIDLGNIMTNVMTVARAYGLETCPQQAWAEYGRPVRKVLNLPDQHVIVSGMALGYADYEAKENQLVTERAPHQDFVIRHC, encoded by the coding sequence ATGAGTGTAGTCGGCGATAGGCAGGCAATAATCGATGCAGTCAAAGGACGTCGCTCGATCAGGCGTTTCCTGCCAACGCCGGTGGCGGACGAAACCGTGCTCGAGATTATCGAGATCGCCGCGCGCGCGCCGTCCGGACAGAATATGCAGCCTTGGCTGATCCATTTCGTTACCGGGGAAACACGCGACGCCCTCTGCCGTCAAGTTACCGAAGCAGCGGATTCCGGAGAGCGCAGCGATGATTATCCCTATTTTCCCACGGAATTTCGGGAGCCTTATCTTTCTCGGCGTCGGAAGGTCGGCTTCGATCTCTTCGCGATCTACGGGATAGAGCGTAACGATTTCGAAGGGCGCAAGCGCGCGCTACTACGCAACTTTCAGTTCTTTGGTGCGCCAGTTGGTCTGTTCTTTACGATGGAACGGGACTGGGGGCTCGGCGCCTGGATCGATCTGGGCAACATCATGACGAACGTTATGACAGTTGCACGGGCCTACGGTCTCGAAACATGCCCTCAGCAGGCGTGGGCGGAATATGGTCGGCCGGTACGGAAAGTGCTCAATTTGCCGGACCAACATGTAATTGTCTCGGGGATGGCGCTCGGCTATGCTGACTATGAAGCAAAGGAAAACCAGCTTGTTACAGAGCGCGCTCCGCACCAGGACTTCGTCATACGGCACTGTTGA
- a CDS encoding helix-turn-helix transcriptional regulator, which produces MPCDNPLGAYLRERRTRLDPVALGYAGGRRRTPGLRREEVAQRAGISATWYSWLEQGRGGAPSAHALDRLADALMLTEAEREHVFLLGLGRPPEVRYQPPGGATPRLQRVLDALDACPAMIRTAAWDVVAWNRAAAAVFTDYGALPPAERNLLRLIFLDPETRAADFDWESVARFIVGVFRGDAARAGAAATVQPLVDELCAKSPDFAAMWGDSEVHSACEGLKRLRHPQLGKIALEFSAFAVHGRPDLTLLVYTPLSADDATRIRALAAPCIAATAAMPDHCGRRWGAPEVD; this is translated from the coding sequence ATGCCCTGCGACAACCCGCTTGGTGCCTATCTCCGCGAACGCCGCACCCGTCTCGACCCAGTAGCTCTGGGCTATGCCGGCGGCCGGCGGCGCACACCCGGCCTACGGCGCGAGGAGGTGGCGCAGCGTGCCGGAATCAGCGCCACTTGGTACAGCTGGCTGGAGCAGGGTCGCGGCGGCGCGCCCTCCGCCCATGCGCTGGATCGGCTCGCCGACGCCCTCATGTTGACGGAGGCAGAGCGCGAACACGTGTTCCTGCTGGGGCTCGGCCGGCCGCCGGAAGTCCGTTACCAGCCGCCGGGCGGGGCGACGCCGCGGCTGCAGCGCGTGCTCGACGCGCTGGACGCCTGCCCAGCTATGATCCGGACCGCCGCCTGGGACGTGGTCGCCTGGAACCGGGCCGCCGCCGCCGTATTCACTGACTACGGTGCGCTGCCACCGGCGGAGCGTAATCTTCTCCGCCTGATCTTCCTCGATCCCGAGACACGCGCGGCCGATTTCGACTGGGAGAGCGTCGCGCGGTTCATAGTCGGGGTCTTCCGGGGCGACGCCGCGCGCGCCGGCGCGGCTGCGACCGTGCAGCCGCTGGTGGACGAGCTGTGCGCGAAAAGCCCCGACTTTGCTGCAATGTGGGGCGACAGCGAGGTACACAGCGCCTGCGAGGGTCTGAAGCGCCTGCGCCACCCTCAACTCGGCAAGATCGCACTCGAATTTTCAGCGTTCGCTGTCCATGGCCGGCCGGATCTCACCTTGCTGGTGTATACACCCCTCTCGGCCGACGACGCGACCCGGATCCGGGCGCTTGCCGCGCCCTGCATCGCTGCGACAGCGGCAATGCCGGATCATTGCGGTAGGCGCTGGGGCGCTCCCGAGGTGGACTGA
- a CDS encoding cytochrome P450 has protein sequence MASKHLISDSAVVPAHIAKQVVSPAAYADWDAIHEAFTELRKTLPLGLVEAPGFDPFWLVTKHADLMEISRQPLIFSNNDHRCALLSQSAERQYLETRDEVPFIRALVTMDAPEHSVYRRLTFKNFTPKGIRGLEESIRALAVESIDEMAAQGSSCDFAESVALRYPLRVILSLMGLPREDEDMMLRLTQEVFNPQDPDMSKTRSDVDESEASSYDLGALAEFNQFFSDLIKARRANPTDDIASLIANARVDDKLLPDWDVASQYIAILTAGHDTTSSSTAGGVAALAAAPDQFTMMKNDRSLIPALVEECVRWTSPLLSFMRTAERDYTLRDQTIRKGDWLMLSYPSANRDEDVFEEPFVFKANRTPNPQIGFGYGPHICLGQHLGRLEMRIFFEEFFRRVNSVELTGHVERSRSINVSAIKRMPIKFTMS, from the coding sequence ATGGCCAGCAAGCACCTGATCTCCGATTCAGCCGTAGTTCCAGCGCATATCGCAAAGCAGGTGGTGAGTCCGGCTGCATATGCAGACTGGGACGCTATCCATGAAGCGTTCACCGAGTTGCGAAAGACTCTCCCCCTTGGCCTGGTGGAGGCCCCCGGCTTCGATCCATTTTGGCTGGTCACCAAGCATGCCGACCTTATGGAGATCAGTCGGCAGCCCCTGATTTTCTCCAATAACGACCATCGCTGTGCGCTTCTGAGCCAATCCGCGGAAAGGCAATATCTCGAGACTCGCGATGAGGTTCCGTTTATTAGAGCGCTTGTCACGATGGATGCGCCAGAACATTCTGTCTATCGTCGGCTGACGTTCAAGAACTTTACACCCAAAGGCATTCGCGGTCTTGAGGAAAGTATCCGGGCGCTTGCCGTTGAGTCCATTGACGAAATGGCCGCACAAGGAAGCTCGTGTGACTTTGCCGAGAGTGTAGCCCTCCGTTATCCGCTACGAGTGATTCTCTCGCTTATGGGTCTGCCGCGTGAAGACGAGGATATGATGCTGCGGCTTACGCAGGAGGTCTTCAATCCGCAGGATCCCGACATGAGCAAGACGCGCTCGGACGTCGACGAGAGCGAGGCAAGTTCATATGATCTCGGTGCGCTTGCCGAATTCAACCAGTTTTTCAGCGACCTTATCAAGGCGCGAAGAGCTAACCCCACCGATGATATTGCATCACTGATCGCCAATGCCAGGGTGGACGATAAACTTTTGCCGGACTGGGACGTGGCGAGTCAGTATATCGCGATATTGACGGCCGGGCACGATACGACCAGCTCATCGACAGCTGGCGGGGTTGCCGCGTTGGCGGCTGCGCCTGACCAGTTCACCATGATGAAGAACGATCGCTCGCTCATTCCCGCACTGGTCGAGGAATGTGTCCGATGGACGTCGCCTCTGCTCAGCTTCATGCGGACAGCCGAGCGTGATTATACCTTGCGGGACCAGACCATTCGCAAGGGGGACTGGTTGATGCTGTCATACCCATCCGCCAATCGCGACGAGGACGTCTTCGAGGAACCTTTCGTCTTCAAAGCGAACCGCACGCCAAACCCCCAGATCGGGTTTGGATACGGCCCACATATTTGCCTCGGTCAACATTTGGGACGACTTGAGATGCGGATATTCTTCGAAGAGTTTTTTCGGCGCGTGAACTCGGTTGAGCTTACCGGCCATGTCGAGCGATCGAGGTCGATCAACGTTAGCGCGATCAAACGAATGCCTATCAAATTTACGATGTCCTGA
- a CDS encoding TetR/AcrR family transcriptional regulator: MLKNAQEQPEQDAIDNTSVRDKLIAVAAFHFAEHGLLGASQRAIQREVGVNPGAAHYYFGSKEALYLAVIDDFLQRSQAERLANLQALPPGGSFAERLRYLLRSYLAPLLSDADTKRGHSYLRIVVAQLAHADIGMEAMEAQLQELREQYVEQLSRMFPAVPRNRIEEVLRACVSIAAAMPIQLKPEALNKQKIDAMIEDVTEIAAMVFERLCDPHHP; this comes from the coding sequence ATGTTGAAAAATGCCCAAGAACAGCCTGAACAGGATGCCATCGATAACACATCCGTTCGCGACAAGTTGATTGCGGTAGCCGCCTTCCATTTTGCAGAGCATGGCCTCCTGGGCGCCAGCCAACGCGCCATCCAGCGGGAAGTCGGCGTCAACCCAGGGGCCGCGCACTATTATTTCGGCTCGAAAGAGGCGCTCTACCTCGCAGTTATTGATGATTTCCTTCAACGGAGCCAAGCCGAGCGGCTTGCCAATCTGCAAGCCCTCCCCCCAGGAGGAAGCTTCGCCGAGCGCCTGCGATACCTGCTTCGGTCCTATCTTGCTCCGCTCCTAAGTGACGCAGATACCAAACGCGGCCATAGCTATCTTCGTATCGTCGTCGCCCAACTCGCCCATGCCGACATCGGCATGGAGGCAATGGAGGCGCAGCTTCAAGAGCTACGTGAACAGTATGTCGAGCAATTGAGCAGGATGTTCCCTGCGGTCCCTCGAAATCGCATCGAGGAAGTGCTGCGCGCTTGCGTGAGCATCGCTGCTGCAATGCCTATCCAGTTGAAGCCCGAAGCACTGAACAAGCAGAAAATCGACGCGATGATTGAGGACGTAACCGAAATCGCCGCAATGGTGTTTGAACGGCTTTGTGATCCGCACCACCCCTAA
- a CDS encoding IS5/IS1182 family transposase — translation MLADALGRPLRFIVTAGQVGDVTQSPALLEGQTGGAVLADKAYDSNVLRAIIAQIGAIAVIPSNRTPKVVFPHDAIVYKQRSRIEQCFNHLKHCRRFATRYERRTIHFIGFAFLAAAMDWLR, via the coding sequence ATGCTCGCCGACGCGCTGGGCCGACCGCTGCGCTTCATCGTCACCGCAGGCCAGGTGGGCGACGTCACCCAATCTCCTGCCCTGCTCGAAGGACAGACAGGCGGTGCGGTGCTGGCCGACAAAGCATATGACAGCAATGTCTTGCGCGCCATCATCGCCCAAATAGGCGCTATCGCCGTGATCCCTTCAAACCGCACCCCCAAGGTCGTCTTCCCGCACGACGCCATTGTCTACAAACAGCGCAGTCGCATCGAGCAATGCTTCAACCACCTCAAGCACTGCCGTCGCTTCGCCACGCGCTACGAACGCCGCACAATCCATTTCATAGGCTTCGCATTCCTCGCCGCCGCAATGGACTGGCTACGCTGA
- the fahA gene encoding fumarylacetoacetase — translation MAIDHTHVASRRSWVASANDHGTDFPLQNLPLGVFSKAPDGPRCGVAIGDKILDLRTAAERGLLRQPAAEAVLGENLDALFALGRSPVTELRHDVFAILDSETGTPDDSLLHEMSDCAMHLPTSIRGFTDFFVGIHHAIRCGEIINGPHYQLPLNYHYIPTAYNARASTVLVSGTELRRPLGMRKRLDQDPLPTFGPSVWFDFELEMGFFVGPGNRTGEPISISDAADHVIGFCLLNDWSARDIQMFEMAPLGAFNGKSSGTTISPWVITVDAMEPFRLPAMERMPGTASVPSYLIDSADQREGGIDVALSATIWTEKMRAAGEPPAPLLKTGSRYMYWTPAQMLAQHSITGCRLAPGDLIGTGTISGPTRADLASFFELSTVGKEPITLPNGETREFIDDGDEIALFGRCERGGFVSIGFGPCMGRVTPALESVG, via the coding sequence ATGGCTATCGATCACACGCATGTCGCCAGCCGGCGTAGCTGGGTTGCAAGCGCCAACGACCATGGAACAGACTTCCCGCTTCAAAATCTTCCGCTTGGCGTTTTCTCGAAAGCGCCGGACGGGCCACGATGTGGAGTGGCCATCGGAGACAAGATTCTGGATCTTCGCACCGCGGCGGAACGGGGGCTTCTGCGTCAACCTGCGGCAGAGGCGGTGCTCGGCGAAAATCTGGATGCTCTTTTTGCCTTGGGCCGCAGTCCAGTTACAGAGTTGCGGCACGATGTTTTCGCCATTCTCGACTCCGAAACGGGAACTCCCGACGACAGCCTCCTGCACGAGATGTCCGATTGTGCTATGCACCTGCCGACTTCGATCCGCGGCTTTACGGATTTCTTCGTAGGAATCCATCATGCCATAAGGTGCGGAGAGATAATCAACGGCCCGCACTACCAGCTGCCCTTGAACTATCATTATATCCCCACGGCGTATAACGCCCGGGCTTCGACGGTTCTGGTCAGCGGGACGGAACTGCGCCGCCCGCTTGGCATGCGCAAGCGCCTTGATCAGGACCCCTTGCCAACGTTCGGCCCTTCCGTCTGGTTCGACTTCGAACTCGAAATGGGCTTCTTTGTCGGCCCAGGCAACAGGACGGGCGAGCCCATATCAATTAGCGACGCAGCCGACCATGTCATCGGCTTCTGTCTCCTTAATGACTGGTCTGCTCGGGACATTCAAATGTTCGAAATGGCACCCCTAGGCGCGTTCAACGGCAAAAGTTCGGGCACAACCATCTCGCCGTGGGTGATCACGGTGGATGCTATGGAGCCGTTTAGATTGCCGGCCATGGAGCGGATGCCCGGCACTGCCTCGGTTCCGTCTTACCTGATCGATTCTGCCGACCAACGTGAAGGCGGGATTGATGTCGCGTTGTCTGCGACTATCTGGACGGAAAAGATGCGCGCGGCTGGCGAGCCCCCTGCTCCTCTCCTCAAGACCGGGTCGCGCTACATGTACTGGACCCCTGCGCAGATGCTTGCGCAGCATTCCATAACTGGTTGCCGCCTGGCCCCAGGTGACCTCATCGGAACAGGCACGATATCCGGCCCAACAAGGGCGGATCTGGCAAGCTTTTTTGAACTTTCGACCGTGGGCAAGGAGCCGATTACACTCCCGAATGGCGAAACACGTGAATTTATCGACGATGGTGATGAGATCGCACTATTCGGTCGGTGTGAGCGCGGAGGTTTCGTGTCAATCGGTTTTGGCCCTTGCATGGGACGCGTCACGCCCGCCCTTGAGTCCGTCGGTTAG
- a CDS encoding SDR family oxidoreductase, whose protein sequence is MRVFVTGGTGWVGHEVVDDLLDSGHQVLGLARSENSANALTAKGVEVLRGTLDDLDRLTEAAGNSDAVIHLAFDHDFSRFVENAEQERRAIEAMGKALVGTDKRILITAGLALLTPGRVVTEADMPPPFDPNFPRLNEVAAAALAERGVRVGSVRLAPTVHGIGDQLFLAILAGLARQTGVSAYIGDGTNRWPAVHVSDAGRLYRLALEAGAPARFYHACAEDGVPFRAIAEAIGRALDLPAEARPPEHFGALAPFAAADAPASSARTRETTGWRPTGPTLLADLAQPAYFAR, encoded by the coding sequence ATGCGCGTGTTCGTGACGGGCGGCACCGGTTGGGTGGGCCATGAGGTAGTGGATGACTTGCTGGACAGCGGGCACCAGGTGCTCGGCCTGGCACGGTCAGAGAACTCGGCGAACGCGCTCACCGCAAAGGGCGTGGAAGTGCTGCGCGGCACCCTTGACGACCTTGACCGGCTCACCGAGGCGGCCGGCAACTCCGATGCGGTCATCCACCTCGCTTTCGACCATGATTTCTCGAGGTTTGTCGAGAATGCCGAGCAGGAACGGCGGGCGATCGAGGCGATGGGCAAGGCGTTGGTCGGGACGGACAAGCGAATCCTCATCACCGCCGGGCTGGCGCTGCTCACCCCTGGCCGGGTCGTGACGGAGGCGGACATGCCGCCACCTTTCGATCCCAACTTTCCCAGATTGAACGAGGTCGCGGCGGCTGCGCTCGCCGAGCGGGGTGTAAGGGTCGGCTCGGTCCGGCTCGCCCCCACGGTTCACGGGATCGGTGACCAACTCTTCCTGGCAATCCTGGCGGGGCTGGCGCGCCAAACCGGCGTATCGGCTTACATAGGCGACGGCACCAATCGCTGGCCTGCGGTGCATGTGTCTGACGCCGGCCGGCTCTATCGCTTGGCGCTGGAAGCGGGGGCGCCGGCTCGCTTCTATCATGCGTGTGCTGAAGACGGGGTCCCGTTCCGCGCGATTGCCGAGGCGATCGGTCGCGCGCTCGACCTGCCGGCCGAGGCGCGCCCGCCGGAGCATTTCGGCGCTCTGGCACCTTTCGCCGCAGCCGATGCTCCCGCATCAAGCGCTCGCACGCGCGAAACCACCGGCTGGAGGCCGACTGGGCCGACTTTGCTCGCCGACCTGGCCCAGCCGGCCTATTTTGCCAGATAG
- a CDS encoding MBL fold metallo-hydrolase — protein MGGLDPVMVRFNKGLHEIGNGCWAWIEPDGSWGWSNAGLITSGECSLLVDTLYDPHMTRSMLSAMRDASPAARQIDMLVNTHADGDHTYGNRVAGSARIITSAPTAGEFFKLTPEKLQAIIDDADTLGEGAQLIAAWGKNFDFKDNILVPPTETFERELALKVGDKDVHLFNVGPAHTTGDTVIHSVQDRTVYTGDLLFMDVHPAIWEGSLDGWLAACDFMLGLDIDVVVPGHGPLTDKAGVRMFKTYLETLRREARLRFEAGMAVEEAADEIVFDPPYDSWLCPERVTGSVNFLFRQWGHPNAETDFMRIFDMMARHANRRAECLAGRHSAGCRHPH, from the coding sequence ATGGGAGGTCTTGATCCTGTTATGGTACGGTTCAACAAAGGGCTGCATGAAATTGGCAACGGCTGCTGGGCCTGGATTGAGCCGGATGGTTCATGGGGCTGGAGCAATGCCGGATTGATCACAAGCGGGGAGTGCTCGCTTCTCGTCGATACGCTATATGATCCTCATATGACGCGCTCGATGCTAAGCGCAATGCGCGATGCAAGCCCCGCGGCACGGCAAATCGACATGCTCGTCAATACTCATGCAGACGGCGACCACACCTATGGCAACCGGGTTGCGGGTAGCGCGCGTATCATCACCTCAGCGCCGACCGCGGGGGAGTTTTTCAAGCTAACTCCCGAAAAGCTCCAGGCGATTATCGACGATGCGGACACGCTTGGCGAGGGAGCGCAGCTCATCGCCGCCTGGGGAAAGAATTTCGACTTCAAAGACAATATACTGGTGCCCCCTACGGAAACTTTCGAACGCGAACTCGCGCTCAAGGTCGGCGACAAGGATGTGCATCTTTTCAATGTTGGCCCGGCGCACACCACGGGAGACACGGTGATTCACTCGGTGCAGGACCGAACGGTCTATACCGGCGATCTTCTTTTTATGGACGTTCATCCAGCGATCTGGGAGGGCTCGCTCGATGGCTGGCTTGCCGCGTGCGACTTCATGCTCGGCTTGGACATCGATGTCGTCGTGCCGGGCCACGGGCCGCTGACGGACAAGGCCGGCGTGCGGATGTTCAAGACCTATCTGGAAACGCTTCGCCGCGAAGCGCGTCTTCGGTTTGAAGCCGGAATGGCGGTCGAAGAAGCCGCGGACGAAATCGTCTTCGATCCCCCTTATGACTCCTGGCTTTGCCCCGAACGGGTGACTGGCAGCGTGAACTTCCTGTTTCGCCAATGGGGTCATCCGAACGCCGAGACGGATTTCATGCGCATTTTCGACATGATGGCGCGTCACGCCAACCGCCGAGCCGAATGCCTGGCCGGCCGGCATAGTGCTGGATGCAGGCATCCGCACTGA
- a CDS encoding NAD(P)H-dependent flavin oxidoreductase yields the protein MNFDDLKTRLRLPVVAAPMLLVSGPDLVIAAGQAGILGAFPALNARSTDQLKGWLEKIEGTLDEQPYAVNLIIQGPGAPRFADDLRLLEAIKPPVVITSVGNPAEAVERIHAFGGLVFHDVATLRHAQKAIAAGVDGLILLTAGAGGHTGTANPFAFVSQVRAFWNGPILLAGAISDGSGIAAARALGADLVYMGTRFAASEESLASEAYKALLVSETMADVVLTDRISGLPATFLRGSIVRAGLDPDALPDRLELFKPNLPEGIKAWRDVWSGGHGVGSIIDTPPVAEIVDRLVAEYEAAKARIKAI from the coding sequence ATGAACTTTGACGACCTCAAGACCCGTTTGCGGCTTCCCGTCGTCGCAGCACCCATGCTGCTGGTCTCCGGTCCCGACCTTGTAATCGCTGCGGGGCAAGCCGGCATCCTCGGTGCCTTTCCAGCGCTTAACGCTCGGTCGACGGATCAACTCAAAGGCTGGCTGGAGAAGATCGAAGGGACTCTGGACGAGCAACCCTATGCCGTTAACCTCATCATACAGGGGCCTGGAGCGCCGCGCTTCGCCGATGATTTAAGACTGCTCGAAGCGATCAAGCCTCCCGTGGTGATTACGAGCGTGGGCAATCCCGCTGAGGCGGTAGAGCGAATTCATGCCTTTGGTGGCCTTGTGTTCCACGATGTGGCTACCTTGCGCCATGCCCAGAAGGCGATCGCGGCGGGTGTCGACGGACTCATTCTCCTGACCGCCGGGGCGGGCGGACACACCGGCACCGCCAACCCTTTCGCGTTCGTGTCTCAAGTCCGTGCCTTTTGGAACGGTCCGATCTTGCTCGCCGGTGCGATTTCCGACGGTAGCGGTATTGCCGCGGCCCGCGCGCTCGGCGCCGATCTTGTATACATGGGCACTCGATTCGCCGCGTCCGAAGAGTCGCTCGCGTCTGAGGCTTACAAGGCGTTGTTGGTCTCCGAAACCATGGCCGATGTCGTTCTGACCGATAGAATCTCCGGGCTACCGGCGACATTCCTGCGCGGTTCTATCGTGCGAGCAGGCTTGGATCCCGATGCCCTTCCCGATCGGCTCGAGCTTTTCAAGCCCAACCTTCCGGAAGGCATCAAGGCGTGGCGTGATGTCTGGAGCGGTGGTCACGGCGTCGGCTCAATCATCGATACGCCGCCAGTTGCCGAGATCGTTGATCGACTTGTTGCAGAATATGAGGCTGCGAAAGCCAGGATCAAGGCTATTTGA
- a CDS encoding LysR family transcriptional regulator, giving the protein MNWDDLRYFLELARTGKLTAAARRLSVEHTTVSRRVQACEASAGAPLFTRSASGYALTEAGRKLLPRAEAMEQAFAGIERSLTGESREPSGLVRIGCSEAYGTTILPRHLVDLASTYPNLSVDLLALPRVIQLPRNEADIVITIDRPERGPYVSVKLADYVLRLYASKSYLANTASITTKEHLKGHRFISYVEDFTIAKDLPAAQPLLAPDYVPLKSTSILAQRTAAIAGAGIAILPTYLITRDMGLEVILDGEVRFERTYWMAMPLELKGYRRIRLVWEFLRKAALRERPQMIA; this is encoded by the coding sequence GTGAACTGGGACGATCTCCGCTACTTCCTTGAACTTGCGCGTACGGGAAAGCTGACGGCTGCGGCGCGGCGATTGTCCGTTGAACATACAACCGTGTCCCGCCGCGTCCAGGCGTGCGAGGCGAGTGCCGGGGCGCCGCTTTTTACACGAAGCGCGTCTGGATATGCGCTGACGGAGGCCGGCCGGAAGTTGTTGCCGCGCGCCGAGGCCATGGAGCAGGCCTTTGCGGGAATTGAACGCTCGCTTACCGGCGAAAGTCGAGAACCGTCCGGACTCGTTCGCATCGGGTGCAGCGAGGCTTATGGAACCACGATCCTGCCGCGTCATCTGGTAGATCTCGCATCGACATACCCGAACTTGAGCGTCGATTTACTAGCGCTTCCAAGGGTAATTCAGCTGCCTCGCAACGAAGCGGATATCGTAATCACGATTGATCGGCCAGAGCGGGGCCCATATGTTTCCGTCAAGTTGGCCGACTACGTGCTCCGCCTCTATGCCTCCAAATCCTATCTGGCGAATACGGCATCGATTACCACGAAGGAGCATCTGAAAGGTCACCGATTTATCAGCTATGTCGAGGATTTCACGATCGCGAAGGACCTGCCCGCTGCGCAGCCGCTGCTCGCCCCGGATTATGTCCCGCTGAAAAGCACAAGCATTCTGGCGCAGCGGACTGCCGCGATCGCGGGTGCCGGAATCGCGATCCTCCCGACCTACCTGATCACTCGGGACATGGGTCTCGAGGTGATTCTTGACGGCGAAGTGCGCTTCGAGCGCACCTATTGGATGGCGATGCCACTCGAACTCAAGGGATACAGGCGCATACGGTTGGTGTGGGAGTTCCTGCGCAAGGCCGCTTTGCGAGAACGCCCACAAATGATCGCATGA